DNA sequence from the Paenibacillus physcomitrellae genome:
AAGAATGTCATTTACCAGCCGGTGAACTGGCGGAATCCCATCCTTTTTATATTTTGAGCTGACACATTCCCAAACATCGGCTGGCGTTACTTGCTCATAGCCGAATAAGCGAAATTCCTCCGCTTTGCTTTGGCAGAGCTCGTCAATGGCTTTAATCAGTTCCTCGTC
Encoded proteins:
- a CDS encoding post-transcriptional regulator, yielding MADEEINDEELIKAIDELCQSKAEEFRLFGYEQVTPADVWECVSSKYKKDGIPPVHRLVNDILTLKATTFMNYLTLSAYRGSRFE